The Vulpes vulpes isolate BD-2025 chromosome 1, VulVul3, whole genome shotgun sequence genome contains the following window.
CTGTCCACCTATTCTTGGCCAAGGACCACCCTTTGAGGCTTCTGACCCAATCTCTGGACACTGGACCCCCGATTCCTGCAAACCAGCAGCCCTTCCTTCCAATCACACACCCAGACGCTTCCTTCCTGCACACCACAGCGACAGGGGCTACGAAGAGGAATAAAACCAGGACTCCCTCTCACCCCATCCAGCTCCCCCAACGTGTCCAAATCCCCATCCCTCCTTGTCTTGCCTTTTCGGAGGTCAGAATAGGGGCCTGGAGACCTCCTGCATTTATTTCTGCCGTTCTTCCGGCCGTCTGGCCTCATTCATCAGGTTTTAGCCTGGGATCCGGGGAACCCAGCCCCTTATGTAAACAGAGGAGGGCCCACAGCAGATCCCTGGGAAAGGCCCTCGAGTGCCGGTAGGGGAAGGCGCTAGCCCATGGCACACATTCACTGCCCCAGGGCCCAATGGCCCGCCAGATTCAGCTTTTTGAAGAGGCTAACAACTCACCTGTTCCCACGTACCCCTCCCCCACTGCGGGCCCGCCCCCTCCTGCACTTCCCGGTCCACACACCGCCCACTGTCCCCAGCCCGGAGGAGCAGGTGTGGCTAATCCGGGGAATTGAGCAGCTGCGGAAACACCTGTCATCCGGCCCACTAGCGGGGCGGGGCTTTGGCCGTAGTGGGCCCGTAAGGGTCCAACAGCACAGGATCGACAGGCACGAGTCGGAACCGCCAGAGGGCGCCTTCAGGTAGAGCTGACTCCGCCCTCCGCTGGGGGAAGGTCCCGTCCCAGGCTGGTCTCCAAGGAGATGGGCACCGCGTCCTGTCCTACTCCCCAACTCACCCTAAGGCTCCAATCCGCTCTCGTCgtctcccgcccccccccaccacagTAATACACAGAGGACCATCAgcattcaaaatctttttaataacaaGGCAGGATCTGGGGTTAGTTTTTGTAGCCTCGGCTGGCCCTGCGGCCTCTGGCACGCTCGAACTTCCGGCCCTTGGATCTCACGTAGGGTCTgcggggagggagaagaaggtgagAGTGTGCCTCTCAGGGGCAAGGATAGGGCCTGCCTGCTCTAACAGACCAGCAGGGGGACATCAAAAGGGaaagggggggcagcccgggtggctcagtggtttagcgccaccttcagcccaggtctgCTCCTGGaaatccctgcatggagcctacttctccctctgcctgtgtctctgcctctctctgtctctctcatgaataaataaaatctttaaaaaaggaggggggtaAGGGGGGATGACACCTAGTAGGCTGCTGGAAAAGCCAGGCAAGGGCACTGAGCACCTGCGCTTGGCAAGTATTGATGCGAACTGCCCCAAAGTGGGGTAAGACATAGGCTCCACCTGGGAGATGCAGCCTCAGGCCCTGAACACTGCACTTACAGAGCTGGCTATGCAGAGATCTCAGCAAAAGGGAATAATAGCTTTAAGCCACGTCTTGAGGAAAAGCAGGTAAGATGAGGGGAGGAGTTCTAGGGGGCTGAGGCTGGACTGGTGTGAGGAACAGAAGAGGCTGGAAGTGTGCCCAAGGCCCAGATCCACAGGGTGGGGTCCAGGGGAAAACCGGGTGCAGATGGCAAGGCTGGGCATACTCACTTGGTGTGGCTGTGTGGGGTTCCTGGGGCCTTGCCAAAGTGTCTGTACACCTCTCGGCCCTTGCGTGGACCTGGGAAGGGGAAGATGGGTTCAGGTAGGGACCAAGCTCCCCGAAGTCGCCACAGGAGCCACTAAACACTCACCAGAGAGTAAGACGGTGCCACAACCCTTAGGGGAGTCCAGGGCCAACTGATCGAAGGTGAGGATCTTGCCTCCAGCTTTGAGGATGCGGCTCCGGGCACGGCTACTCACGCGCAGTGCACACACCTAGGGAACACACGGGACAGATGTGGTCAGACCCCATGCATGGCCACCCAAGGGCTGCTGGGCCTTCCTCTTCATGGCCCTGGTCCAGCAGAGGCACCCAGCTGCTTGCGGAGACTAGTGACACCACTGTTACAGAGAGCTTCTCGACCTGATGATAGCTAATTTATGTCCAAGACCACCTTTAAGGCTGCAACAACTTCAAGTTactacagataagaaaatggagatttttttttttttttttaaagatttgagagcgGCACgcctgagagagagcacaagcaaggggaaaggcagagggagagggagaggtagaagcaggctccccactgagctggaagcctgacacagggccggatcccaggaccctgagatcatgacctgagccgaaggcagacacttaacgaactgagccacccaagcgccccggaaatggaaatattaaagagACCCATGACTTTGTCCACAGACTGGCAGAGAAATCTAGACTTGAAGCCAACCTGTAAATTCAAGAACCAGCACCGACAACAGAGAGGGACCCagaaggggctgggggctgcctgGGGACATCCAGCATCACTAATGCAAAGGACAATCCCCCTTCAGCCCTAAAAGCCATGCAGACAGGGAGGTGCGATGCCTGCCTCACCCAGAGAAGAGACCAGGAATGCATCACAAGCCTCAAGGCACCCCAACAGAGGTCATCAGCAGTGagcaaggatgagccaggtcagcagACTCTACTGCAAGTCTGGGCTCTGGCCCACCCACCACACTCCTGAGCCCCCTCCACATACCTTCAGCTTGGGCACCTCCTGGACACGCACATCATCCGTTATGGTTCCTACAACCACAGCTGTTTTGTTTTCCCGGCCAGGCAGTTTCATCTTTCGGATCTTTGGGAGAAGGATTAATTCCACATTAAGGAAGTTCCTTCTGGCATTTCACTCCAACCTCACCGCTTCAGGCATCCCAAGGCCTGAGACAGCTGGGCCCCCAAGGCCTGAGACAGCTGGGCCCCAAAGGGGTTGAACCCACCCATGCCACAAGCTTTTCAATCAGCATAGGCTGAACCTCCAGTCCAGGTGGGAAAAACACCAGAGACAAAATGCAGACCTTTCAACAGATCTCTCCTTCAGGAGAGCTTATGACACCTGAGACCAGTGTCATGTGACAGCAGGCCACCTGAAGCCACTACAACCACCCCAACTTCACGACAACAAGATGAGCCCAAGCTGCTCAAATACCCACTGCTGCTTAACTACAAGCCCCAGGGTCAAGCGTTGGAGCTCTGCACACACCAAGGGGTGAAGGAAACCAGCTGATGGCCAGGCTGAGCCCCCCCAACCTTGCCCGAAGCCAGGCTCTAAGACACAATCCAGTCACCCACGGAATCAGCTCCTCACCATccgggaaagggacagaggtggcCGGTTGGTGCGACTCATGAACAACCTCTTCAACACAACCTGGTTAAAGGTAGAGTTGGTTCGTCTGGCCAGAAACCTGTACAGCTGTAGGTCAGAGAAAAGTCAGAATAGAAACCCAGGGTAGGTAGCCCACACCATTCTTCCAACCTTCAACTTAACAAAAAACCGGTTTGGGCTGCCAAGGTTTTTATGGCTTCCCATCCCCCGGCCCCCCCaattcccctccccactccccagctgtATAAGCCCTGAGGCTGAGGACACTGAACCTCCAGGAGCCCTGGGCAGAACCACAGACAGGAGCCTGCCCTGCAGGCCCCTGAAGAAGCCCGATACTAGAAAGGAGGTTCTAGAAGCTGCAGTTCTAGGTGGCACCTAAGGGGCTCCGGCCTCAACCTCACCTTGACCAAGAGTCTCAGGTAGATGTCCTGGCTCTTGGGCTCCTTGCGCCGAACCTTTCGGTCCTTGTTGTGGCGGATGTCGACTCCCTGCAGAGATAAGAATAGACCGTAGGCCCAACTCTCTCTGGCAGCTCACCCCCAGAACTCTTCCtctctgagaaagagagagggcctcatttgttgaagagacaacAAATCCCAAGTCCACCCTTAGAAGACCTGGGACTCCAACAACCCCAACATAAGAAAAGTATTAAATCCACACACAAAACCTTCAGCACATGGCACCTTAAAAAGCTTTAACAGGACTTACAACCACTAACAAATTTTAATTCTTCAgaagctgtatttttttaaaaaaggttatttgacaaagaaagagagagcacaagagagagaagcagactccccactgaggagggagccctgatGGGGCtcaacctggggctccatccaaggaccccagcatcacgacctgagccaaaggcagatgattaaccaactgagccacccaggcatccccccaaaagtggtatttttcaaaaacatgacCCAAGGGCAGACTCTACCTAATAATACAGCAAAGAACCTTTGTTAGGAACTTACTCCACAGAGAACCAGTACTAGAATCTTCCATGCACTACCTCCTTGAATCCAACAGCCCGAGGAGACAAGTTTGCCCTCTTCAGCTAAGAAAACTGAAGGAAGCCACAACTTCCACCACTTCCGGCTGCTGTCCTGAGATTCCTTAACAGGCCGTGTCAGGCGCTGTAGAGAGCTACATGGCTATTCGTAGCTCCTTTCCTCCAGCACTTCAGTATGCAAGATCTCCAATGTGTAGCTCCTACAGCTTCTTCCCAAACTCACGTCTGTGACGCATGATTACTGTGTTCCCAATGCACAGACCAAGAAACTGGGGTTACAGGCGGGGAAAGCCAAGACTGAAGGCTGGACAGGGAACTGAGACTTCAGAGGTCCGCCTGGCCGCAAAAGCCGGGCATCGGACGGTGGAGACCTCCCTCACCCCCAGAACCCAAGGTTCCAGGTCGGGGGAGTGACAGGTCCAGGTAGGGGCGGCAAAGATAAAAGACCAAGCGCGGACGTGAGGTTAGCACCCGGGTCCGACCCCGGCTCTGCCACTTCTTTGCAATGTGGCGAAGAACGCAATGTGCAACGTGGCCCCGGTCACAACGTTGAACTTCCTTGCACTTCAATTGGGTTATCTGCTCAACTGGAACTAGACTAATAAAAGGGGACGAGAGTGGCCAGGGGCTGATAGAACTGACCCACCCTTGGTCTTCGAATCCACCAAAACAGTCCCCTCACTGCGGGAGTCGCCCCCTTCGAACCCCCCCGACATCCCTGCTCCCCTCCAACACTCCCCCAGCCCAAAACCGCGGCGGATGGCGGCGGATAATCGAGCCCGCAGCGCCTCAAAGCACGCTCACCATGATGGCGCCTCCTGCTCAGCCAGGTCCGGAAAGAGAGAACAGTGCCGGAGGGGGCGGGGAAAGCCTTCAGCGAGGGGCGCTTGTGTGACGTCACGCCGGCGCGACGCGGCGCTCTACTCGAGTCGGGCCTCTCTATGGCGAATCGCAGAGCGTCCGAATGGGCGATTCCGGAATAAGTGGAGGAACCACCACCCACGGAGAACAGCGCTGCGTCAAGGGTGGAGGGGCGGCGACCACGTCGGGGGCCTCTCTGGCCCTTCCTAGTTCTCGATAGTCTTCCGGAAGAAAGGGAATTGGCAGCGAGAGAGATGTGCGGCGCTAGGAGGTCGCGTCGCACGGTGACGCTCTGGCCCGACGCCGACGGCCTCTCTGTGGCTCCTTGGAGGACCCGGCGGGCCGAGTATTGGAGGTGAGGAGGCGGAGCTGGCGGGGCCTGTCAGGACCTCGGGAAACCACTAACCCCACGCTTCAGGCGTTTCCTTATCGGGCTCACCTCTCTTATCTCGTGCGGTGCTTCCCAGGCGCCGCCGCAGCTCGGGAAGTCCTACTTGAGATCTAACCCGAGATCTTCTTGCTGCAGCCCAGTCTATAGCATCCtgtatttccaatttttatattcctctcctccccctgcccattCTCTGAGCCCCGCCTCAGCCTCTACCCCTTGGGGGCCGCTTTTCCCTGCCGGAGATTCGAGTGGCCCCGCGGGCTCCGTGTGAGGGCTTTACACGGTACTGGAATGCCAAGGAGGCACACCGAAGCCCCAGCCTTGGGgtttgggggtggagagggaatgGTTAAAAGGCTcctgaaagagaagggaagaccTGGGGGATAAAGATTCAGAGGGAAGGAGGACTGGAGGCCCAGAGCGGGAGTGGACAGAGACGCGAGGgatgccccccaacccccgccgGAGATGGAGACCCAGGGCATGACAGGGAGACCTAGAAAGAGAGGGAACCTGGAGATTCGGGTGATAAGCACTGACATAGAAAGATGGTGAGATGGGGGTCTTGTCAGCTGTATCCAGATCCCAAACCCGGCCATGCTAATTACTAACAAgagcgtgaccttgggcaagtcatttaatctctgtGTGCCTTACTTTCCTTATCTGCCAAAAGGGGATAACAGGCTTGACACTTGTTTTCCAGCATTACATAAGTTAGTAAGGGTGCTTTGAACAATGCTTTGCACATAAAGTGCTCAAAACAAGGTAGCCTCCGCTCCTGTTTTTTTAGCCCTTCTTGGGTAGGACCAGATGGACTGGCCAGGGCAGTGACGAAGCTGACCTGTcccctcttttctccttcctcagagAAGCCCTGCCCCTTTGGCCTCCAGCACATCCAGCCGGGCCTGCAGCCTTCCCCTGATGCTGCTACTTACTCACCTGTCCTCCACAGAGCCAAAGGCTGGGCCCGACTGTGAGGCCTGACTCCTTGCCCATACGGCCCTCCCACGGCCTCCCGCCCAGGACCAGTGTCCTGCTCATGCCGGAGCACAGCAGAGGGCCAGCAGATGAATGGACGCCTTGAAGCAGAGGAGCAGCGGAATCAGGTAAGGGTCCATCGAAAGCTAAGATCACTGCACCACGGGAcagtttcctcctcctctcttcccttgccTTGGTGACTTGGTCTCTGTCTCTGAATCCCAGCCTCTTTGCCCGCCTTTCTCCCAAATGTAAGGTGTGCATTTCCCTGTTTTCTCCCGTCTTCCTGGGTTtctgtccccactcccacccccaccccctgctctgggTCTTTCTTTGGCATATATTATTCGGTGCTGTTGTACATTGTTTGACGATCAAAGAACTTCCACCAGTCATCCCTTTCTAGCAAATACTGTCCCTGTCTCCTCCTGAATGTATCTCTCTACGGTTCTGTTTCTTGCTCTCCAGatatttttcttgccttgctTTCTTTGCACTTTAccgtgtctttgcctctctctgtctctctctgcccacaTTTTTGCATTCTCTTGGGCTCACTTCCTCTTAGCCTCTGCTTCTCCAGCATTGTCTTCCTTCCCTACCCCTGCCTTGAAGTCCCTCCAGATACCGTTCCTCCCCATCTTGCTCCTTGTTTCTGTTTTGCCATGTTACTGGGTCATTCACTGGGCAGATGTCCATGTCATGGTGCCTCCACTCTGGGTTGAGTCCAAGGTAAATAGTTGGTGAATTAATGAGCCTCTCCTCCCCAGTTTTCCTGTCAGAAATATCtgtccctgtgtctgtgtccatcattttctgggttttcttgAATCCTTAACCTTGCATATTCTCAATTCTATTGTCTTTGTGTCTTTGCATACGTATCTCTGTTTTTCTTAGGGCTTTCTGTAACTATCCAAAAAACAGGCAGCACTCTCTCTAAGTCTCTTACTGCctctgattctgcttttctgGGTCTCTTTTACTAACTCCCTTTGCATAGCTCTGGGCCTTGGTTACCTGTGTTAGGGTCAGTACCTGCAGGTGATgatctcctccctcctgcttcttctctttcaaaaacTCAATGGATCGGGCCCACCTACCGCCTGCCCTCCACAAAGATGGCGTCAGCGGCGCTGGCTTGTGGGGTCGTGACGCCGCCTCTGCTGCGCGTGTGCCCTCACTTACTATGGCAGCTGATCTCGCGAAGCGCGTTGCCCCGCCCAGTTCTCAAGCTCTCCCTCGGCTGGCCCCTGCGCCATGCTCGCGAGctgctggccccgccccccgcgcgccctcACTGGCGCGGCTCAGGCCGGCCGCGCAGCCATTGGCTGAGCGGACTcacaccctccccctccccccgggtcTGATGGGGGCGGTTGGTGCTGACTTGAGGGGCCGCCTGGAGGAGGACTTGGCGTGTGAGGAGGGTGCGGGGGTAGGGTCAGGGACCCGAGTCTGGGGGACCGCGGGACCAAGAGGAACGGAGACGCAGGCCGGGACTGGGGTACCAGGGGTGTGGGATGGAGATGGAGAACCAGAACCGGGACTGAGGGATCCAGGAATGGAAACCCAGGTCTGGGACTGGGTTCTGGAaatgggatggggatggaggacCGGGACCCGAGGAACCGGAGACAGAGACTCAGGCCTATGGACTGGGAGCGGTGGGGAGGGGGATCTTTGGCGAACCAGGCCCAGTTCTGGGGGACCAGGCCAGAGACTTGCGGACCTAGGGGACAGAGCCTCAGGCCCAGGACTGGAGGAGATCTAGGACTCTAAGCCTGATTCCAGCTCAGGGATGGGGGCGCTGCTCAGTGCAAGTttaggggcggggccgagggagctgcccagggcagggggcagaggtgaCTCCCGAGGGTGAGTCCACAGATGGAGGTGCGTCTGGGGCAGCTCTAGGCCCGGGAAGGTGAGGGGCAGGACTGGCAGGCAGCTGGGTGGGCGGGGCGGTGGGGAACAaaggtgagcagggaggaggcagaagctgggcagagggcagggggatggcctctggggaggggacCTCAGGCCCGGCTCCCATCCCCTCCCTGGAGAGCAGGCAGCCAGACGCCCAGGTCAGTGCTCCGGGTCCAGTGTCGGCCCCTGTCCCTTGCAGGCGCCTGCATGCGGCTCCTTTAGCTCTGTGACTCCTTAGTTCCTTTCATCCTATCCCTTTCTTGGTCTCTCCAGCTGTCTacacctcctccctcctgcccctcctctctgttcAGTCCTTTGTCTTCCTGACCCTCAGAGGACCTTCTGGCGCCCCTAAACTCTTACTCTCCTGAGTATCTCTCATCATCCTGGGTTTCATCTCATCAAAGCTGTTGTCTCCTTTTGGAGTTTTTCTGGCTCTTAGActccatccttctctttctttgtgtctgggTGTCTCTCTGGTGTCACTTTCTCCATCTGGAGATGACCtcccacgtgtgtgtgtgtgtgtgtgtgtgtgtgtgtgtgtgttgtgttctTGGTCTTTCCATATTTCCACCATCCAGATCTCCTCTGCCTCATTCTCCTCTGAAGCCCTAATTATCCAACACACTGtatattttactaatttcttttgtttttctgtcctcCCATGAGAATACAAACTCTAcaaaggcagggattttttttgtcttttttgttctctGCTGTCTTTGCTGGTCCTGGTACTGTGATTGGCACGTAGAAGGTCCTGAGTGATTATTtggggaataaatgaatgaacgtTTGCATGCCTGGCTGTCCACCCTCCAGGATGCTGGCCTTCCTATACAAAAGACTTATACCCTGTGTCCCCAGGATCTCCCCACACTCGTCTGAGCCTTCTGTCTCTGACACTCCCATCTCGCCTGTCACCACCCCTCGTTATCTCCTGTCcactggccctgcccctgctttTCTCTACCTGCCGCAGGGGTCCTGGACTCTgactcctgccctcctccctccccacagagGCCAGACCAGGAGCTGACCTGGAGCTGGGGCCACAGGCCTAGAAGCGCCCTGGACAGGGCCGAGGCCATGGCCCCCCCACCGCCGCCACCATTGGCCGCCAGCACCCCGCTCCTGCATGGCGAGTTTGGCTCCTACCCAGCCCGCGGCTCCCGCTTCGCCCTCACTCTCACACCACAGGCCCTGCACATACAGCGGCTGCGTCCGAAGCCTGAAGCCCGGCCCCGGGGCGGCTTGGTCCTGTTGGCCGAGGTGTCTGGCTGCTGCACCCTTCGGAGCCGCAGCCTCTCAGACTCAGCAGCCTACTTCTGCATCTACACCTACCCGCAGGGCCGGCGCGGGGGCCGGCTTGGGGGCCGGCGCAGAGCCCCTCGCACCTTTCGGGCCGACGGGGCAGCCACCTACGAGGAGAACCGCGCTGAGGCCCAGCGCTGGGCCACTGCCCTCATGTGTCTGCTCCGTGGAGTGCCACtgcctggggatgggggtgaggcACTATGCAGCCACTCTGTCCTAGGGCCACCTTGGTGTCTCTGTGGATTTCCCTCTGTGGACATCTCTGTCTCTACTGTGTGTTTGTCTGTGATGTGTCTCTCTTGGTCTGTACTGAAAGAGTGATATACACACAGGGATGGgctacagaaggaagaaaaaccacAGGCAGAGAAAAATGATTTGTGTCTGCTCTCATAGATTTTTGtctgtgtcccctccccccttccatgGGCCCTGACCACAGATGAGTCAGAGGCTCCCTGTCTGGTGAGAGCAGCAGACAGACATGATTAGTCACCACCCAGAGTGACAGGCACTCAGAGGTCCCCTAGGGCGTCCCAGGATCCCAGAGGTGGCACCTAATCCAGCTTCttggccggggcgggggggatgggggtggtgggcagagaagGCTTTGGGGGCAGAGGCTCCCCCACTCAGGCTCCTCAGTTGTCACAGGAAGGTAAAGGTTCAAGGGTCCCCATCTGGTGAGCCTCCCTTGGTCTTCCAGGATCCTGCTGGCTGGCTGAGGGCCCTAAGGGATGGTGATAATGAGGGAGCCTTGCACAGTGGAGTAACCTGATTCTGAATTCCAGGTGTTTGAGAATAAAGTGGAAACCAcagctctccttcctcctcccacacGGGGGTCCAAAGGGCATTGGGATTAGACACCCAAGCCCTGCCTTGGTCTCTggcccctgggagggaggggcggggctgcacACCTGAGCCCCAACACCTGAaggctgggaggaaaaaaaaaccctgtgaaTTCCCAGCAGGCCCCAGTGCCAGCCCCCCACCAGCTCCATTAGGGGCTGTTTGCAGTTGCTGCTCTGAGGTGAGGAGCCTGGGTCGGTGGCCTCTATACTCCTTGCCCTCTCTTTGCAGAAATAACCCCTGAGCTTCTGCCAAGGCCACCTCGATTGCTCCTACTGGTCAATCCCTTCGGGGGGCGGGGTCTGGCCTGGCAGTGGTGTAAGAACCACGTGCTGCCCATGATCTCTGAAGCCGGGCTGTCCTTCAACCTCATCCAGACAGGTAAGTTCCAGGTCAAGATGGAAGGAGGGGCTAGGGGGGTGGGGCAGTGAGGGGCTAGGACTCCTGAGTTCTGAGTCTTGGGGAgtggtggtggggcagaggggaaCAGCCTGGCTCACCTGCTGTTTCCCCACATTAGAACGGCAGAACCATGCCCGGGAGCTGGTTCAGGGACTGAACCTGAGTGAATGGGACGGCATCGTGACAGTCTCAGGAGACGGGCTGCTGTTTGAGGTAGGGCAGGGGCAACCTGCCTATCCTGGGGGACTCTGGAGGCTGGCACTGGGACCAGGACCCAGGTGGCTGGTGTCTCACCCTGCAGGTGCTGAACGGGCTCCTAGGCCGCCCTGATTGGGAAGAAGCTGTGAAGACACCTGTGGGCATTCTCCCCTGTGGCTCAGGCAATGCCCTGGCTGGAGCTGTGAACCAGCATGGGGGGTAGGTGGGGGTCCCTTCTCGGGGAGCCTGGTACTGTAAGGGGAAGGGTGAGCCCTCCTGCTACGTGGCACTTCTGTCCCCACATGTCCCCCAGGCAGTCTGCAGTCCCACATTCCAGTCCAAGTGGATCTGTCTTGACTGGGATGCTCCCCACACCGCACCCCCCTCCCCGTTTTGCCTATCCGTTTCCAGCTATATCCCTAGTAcctagaactgtgcctggcacacaggtgGCAAAATGCTTATAGATGAAAGAACTGACAGGGAACCTGGCTTGGTAAGAAGGGTCCATTCGGAGGTGGCCAAATTGCTGTGGGTGGGCCCCAGGCCGTGGGCGGCCTGGTCCCCTTGCTGTCTGCAGCCCCACCTTTCTGTGTCTTCTGCCACCTTGCACTGTGTCTCTCACGTGACCCCGTTTACTCTTTCCCACTGTGTCCATCCGTCTCTGGCTATGAAGGTTTGAACCTGCCCTGGGTATCGACCTGCTGCTCAACTGCTCACTGCTCCTCTGCCGGGGTGGCAGCCGCCCGCTGGACCTGCTCTCTGTGACACTGGCCTCGGGTTCCCGCTGTTTCTCCTTCCTGTCCGTGGCCTGGGGCTTCGTGTCAGATGTGGACATCCAGAGCGAGCGCTTCAGGGCCCTGGGCAGTGCCCGCTTCACACTGGGCACGGTGCTGGGCCTTGCCAACCTGCACACATACCGCGGACGCCTCTCCTACCTCCCTGCCACTGTGGAACCTGCCTCACCCACCCCTGCTCACGGCCTGCCCCGTGCCAAGTCAGAGCTGACTctggccccagccccggccccagccccacccgTAGCACACTCACCCCTGCATCGCTCGGTATCTGACCTGCCCCTGCCACTGCCCATGCCCCAGCCTGCCCTGACCTCCCCTGGCTCACCTGAGCCCCTGCCCATCCTGTCTCTCAACGGTGGGGGCCCAGAGTTGGCCGGGgactggggtggggctggggatgcCCCACTGTCCCCAGACCCACTGCTGCCCTCCCCACCTAGCTCCCCTAAGGCAGCTTTATTGTCCCCCATCACTGAGGGGGTTCCAGAAATGCcagcctcctctgggctcccaccTCCCAACCCTGATGCCCCAGAAGCGATCTCTACTGGGGGCCCACCTGACCACCTGCTCCCTCCTCTGGGC
Protein-coding sequences here:
- the SPHK2 gene encoding sphingosine kinase 2 isoform X5, translated to MAPPPPPPLAASTPLLHGEFGSYPARGSRFALTLTPQALHIQRLRPKPEARPRGGLVLLAEVSGCCTLRSRSLSDSAAYFCIYTYPQGRRGGRLGGRRRAPRTFRADGAATYEENRAEAQRWATALMCLLRGVPLPGDGEITPELLPRPPRLLLLVNPFGGRGLAWQWCKNHVLPMISEAGLSFNLIQTERQNHARELVQGLNLSEWDGIVTVSGDGLLFEVLNGLLGRPDWEEAVKTPVGILPCGSGNALAGAVNQHGGFEPALGIDLLLNCSLLLCRGGSRPLDLLSVTLASGSRCFSFLSVAWGFVSDVDIQSERFRALGSARFTLGTVLGLANLHTYRGRLSYLPATVEPASPTPAHGLPRAKSELTLAPAPAPAPPVAHSPLHRSVSDLPLPLPMPQPALTSPGSPEPLPILSLNGGGPELAGDWGGAGDAPLSPDPLLPSPPSSPKAALLSPITEGVPEMPASSGLPPPNPDAPEAISTGGPPDHLLPPLGTPLPPGWVTLEGDFVLMLAISPSHLGADLVAAPHARFDDGLVHLCWVRGGISRAALLRLFLAMERGSHFNLGCPQLGYAAARAFRLEPLTPRGVLTVDGEQVEYGPLQAQMHPGLGTLLTGPPGCPGREP
- the SPHK2 gene encoding sphingosine kinase 2 isoform X6; this encodes MISEAGLSFNLIQTERQNHARELVQGLNLSEWDGIVTVSGDGLLFEVLNGLLGRPDWEEAVKTPVGILPCGSGNALAGAVNQHGGFEPALGIDLLLNCSLLLCRGGSRPLDLLSVTLASGSRCFSFLSVAWGFVSDVDIQSERFRALGSARFTLGTVLGLANLHTYRGRLSYLPATVEPASPTPAHGLPRAKSELTLAPAPAPAPPVAHSPLHRSVSDLPLPLPMPQPALTSPGSPEPLPILSLNGGGPELAGDWGGAGDAPLSPDPLLPSPPSSPKAALLSPITEGVPEMPASSGLPPPNPDAPEAISTGGPPDHLLPPLGTPLPPGWVTLEGDFVLMLAISPSHLGADLVAAPHARFDDGLVHLCWVRGGISRAALLRLFLAMERGSHFNLGCPQLGYAAARAFRLEPLTPRGVLTVDGEQVEYGPLQAQMHPGLGTLLTGPPGCPGREP